A stretch of bacterium HR17 DNA encodes these proteins:
- the sphR gene encoding Alkaline phosphatase synthesis transcriptional regulatory protein SphR, with protein sequence MNEKILIVEDELPLAQAIAYALKREGYQVRVASDGQDGLRVALAEKPDLVILDLMLPALDGWEVCRTLRAKSAVPILILTARGDEQDRVLGLELGADDYVVKPFSMRELIARVRALLRRAKRLTIVDEPDILQSGNLTLFVAEHRAELDGNELPLTPREFALLKVLMLHKGRALSREQLLELAWGFKEFIDPHTVDVHVHWLREKIEPDPKNPKRIVTVRGVGYRFTG encoded by the coding sequence ATCGCTTACGCCCTCAAACGGGAAGGCTACCAAGTTCGCGTCGCTTCTGACGGTCAGGACGGTCTCAGGGTCGCTTTGGCTGAAAAACCGGACTTGGTCATTCTTGACCTGATGTTGCCGGCGTTGGACGGTTGGGAAGTTTGCCGAACCTTGCGGGCAAAGTCGGCTGTGCCCATCCTCATCCTGACAGCGCGCGGCGATGAGCAGGACAGAGTGCTGGGATTGGAGTTGGGAGCGGACGATTATGTCGTCAAGCCCTTCTCCATGCGGGAACTGATCGCCCGCGTGCGGGCGTTGCTGCGACGGGCGAAGCGCCTGACGATCGTGGACGAACCCGACATTTTGCAAAGCGGCAATTTGACCCTTTTTGTCGCTGAGCACCGCGCCGAGTTGGACGGCAATGAGTTGCCGTTGACGCCCCGTGAGTTCGCGCTGCTGAAAGTGCTGATGCTGCACAAAGGGCGTGCGCTCTCGCGCGAGCAATTGTTGGAACTGGCGTGGGGCTTCAAGGAGTTCATTGACCCCCACACCGTTGATGTCCATGTGCATTGGTTGCGCGAAAAGATTGAACCCGACCCGAAAAACCCTAAACGCATCGTGACCGTGCGCGGTGTCGGTTACCGATTTACGGGATGA